A single Pseudomonas sp. MM223 DNA region contains:
- the yjiE_1 gene encoding HTH-type transcriptional regulator YjiE (*Name yjiE_1) produces the protein MQIKWLDDLLAIAEWKNFSRAAEVRCVTQSALSRRIRSLEEWVGVELVDRATYPVQLTPAGQRFCDESRQALAALMALRADLRDVKRMPGRSIQITAAHSLSMTFLPKWLSQFQQHNERFNARVVAANINDAVIALEEGSCDLMIVYHHPLTPISLDPERFASLALGHDAFIPVCAPNAHGKPLFTLSANNKPIPHLAYTATTFLGKVADVVIRNAPEIAPLERCYEADMAMLLVRMAVEGYGVAWLPYSAVQDELERGLLVQAGGAEWSTRLEIRSYCSLLNQNPTMRSLWHTLDNAAHVSAQA, from the coding sequence ATGCAGATCAAGTGGCTGGACGACCTCTTGGCGATCGCCGAGTGGAAGAATTTCTCGCGCGCCGCCGAGGTGCGGTGCGTTACGCAGTCCGCACTCTCCAGGAGAATCCGCTCGCTCGAAGAGTGGGTGGGTGTCGAGCTGGTTGATCGTGCCACCTACCCGGTACAGCTCACCCCCGCCGGCCAGCGTTTTTGCGATGAATCGCGCCAGGCACTCGCCGCACTGATGGCGCTGCGGGCCGACCTTCGCGACGTCAAGCGGATGCCGGGGCGTTCGATCCAGATCACCGCAGCCCACAGCCTGTCGATGACCTTTCTGCCAAAATGGCTCAGCCAGTTCCAGCAGCACAACGAGCGCTTCAATGCCCGGGTAGTGGCAGCCAATATCAATGACGCCGTCATCGCCCTTGAAGAAGGCAGTTGCGACCTGATGATTGTCTACCATCACCCGCTTACCCCCATCTCGCTGGACCCTGAGCGCTTCGCCAGCCTGGCCCTGGGGCATGACGCGTTCATCCCCGTGTGCGCACCCAATGCGCATGGCAAGCCGCTGTTTACGCTTTCTGCAAACAACAAACCCATTCCGCACCTGGCCTACACGGCCACGACGTTCCTGGGCAAAGTCGCAGACGTAGTCATTCGCAACGCCCCTGAGATCGCCCCGCTGGAGCGGTGCTATGAAGCAGATATGGCAATGCTGCTGGTGCGCATGGCCGTGGAGGGCTACGGAGTAGCCTGGCTGCCCTACAGCGCTGTGCAGGATGAACTGGAAAGAGGGTTGCTGGTACAAGCCGGCGGCGCCGAATGGAGCACTCGCCTGGAGATCCGCTCGTATTGCTCGCTGTTGAACCAGAACCCTACGATGAGAAGCCTGTGGCATACCCTGGACAACGCTGCACACGTATCCGCCCAGGCTTGA
- the nucM gene encoding Nuclease NucM (*Name nucM) — protein sequence MRVSLFAAACLLLTTPLVQADAPRTFQEAKKVAWKLYAPQSTEFYCGCKYKGNKVDLASCGYAPRKNAQRASRIEWEHIVPAWQIGHQRQCWQSGGRKQCSQHDEVYKRAEADLHNLVPSIGEVNGDRSNFSFGWLPEQRGQYGSCLTQVDFKAKKVMPRPSIRGMIARTYFYMSKQYNLRLSRQDRQLFEAWNKTYPPQVWERQRNQQVACVMGRGNEFVGPVNLKACG from the coding sequence ATGAGAGTTTCGCTTTTCGCGGCAGCCTGCCTGTTACTGACCACCCCGCTTGTACAAGCCGACGCCCCGCGCACCTTCCAGGAGGCCAAGAAGGTTGCCTGGAAACTCTATGCGCCGCAATCGACCGAGTTTTACTGCGGCTGCAAATACAAGGGCAACAAGGTGGACCTGGCGTCCTGCGGCTATGCCCCACGCAAGAATGCCCAGCGCGCGTCGCGCATCGAGTGGGAACACATCGTACCGGCCTGGCAGATCGGCCATCAGCGCCAGTGTTGGCAAAGCGGCGGGCGCAAGCAGTGCTCGCAGCATGACGAGGTGTACAAACGCGCCGAAGCCGACCTGCACAACCTGGTGCCGAGCATCGGCGAGGTCAACGGCGACCGCAGCAACTTCAGTTTCGGCTGGCTACCCGAACAACGCGGCCAGTATGGCAGCTGCCTGACCCAGGTCGACTTCAAGGCCAAGAAAGTCATGCCGCGCCCGTCGATCCGCGGCATGATCGCCCGTACCTACTTCTACATGAGCAAGCAGTACAACCTGCGCCTGTCCAGGCAGGACCGCCAGTTGTTCGAGGCCTGGAACAAGACCTACCCACCGCAGGTATGGGAGCGGCAACGCAACCAGCAGGTGGCCTGTGTGATGGGGCGAGGAAACGAGTTCGTCGGGCCGGTCAACCTCAAGGCATGTGGTTGA
- the puuB_10 gene encoding Gamma-glutamylputrescine oxidoreductase (*Name puuB_10) yields MANTPYPQSYYAASANPVPPRPALQGEVETDVCIIGAGYTGLSSALFLLENGFKVSIVEAAKVGFGASGRNGGQIVNSYSRDIDVIERTVGPQQAQLLGHMAFEGGRIIRERVAKYNIQCDLKDGGVFAAITSKQMGHLESQKRLWERFGHTQLELMDQKRIREVVACDSYIGGMLDMSGGHIHPLNLALGEAAAVESLGGIIYEQTPAVRIERGANPVVHTPQGKVRAKFIIVAGNAYLGNLVPELAAKSMPCGTQVITTEPLGEELARTLLPQDYCVEDCNYLLDYYRLTSDKRLIFGGGVVYGARDPANIEAIIRPKMLKAFPQLKNVKIDYAWTGNFLLTLSRLPQVGRIGDNIYYSQGCSGHGVTYTHLAGKVLAEALRGQAERFDAFAGLPHYPFPGGQMLRVPFSAIGAWYYSLRDRLGF; encoded by the coding sequence ATGGCTAACACCCCCTACCCCCAGTCCTACTACGCCGCCTCGGCCAACCCGGTGCCGCCACGTCCGGCGCTGCAGGGTGAGGTGGAAACCGATGTGTGCATCATCGGTGCCGGCTACACCGGCCTGTCCAGCGCCCTGTTCCTGCTGGAGAACGGCTTCAAGGTGAGCATCGTCGAAGCGGCCAAGGTCGGCTTCGGCGCGTCGGGCCGCAACGGCGGCCAGATCGTCAACAGCTACAGCCGCGACATCGACGTCATCGAACGCACCGTCGGCCCCCAGCAGGCGCAACTGCTGGGCCACATGGCTTTCGAAGGCGGGCGCATCATTCGTGAGCGCGTGGCCAAGTACAACATCCAGTGCGACCTGAAAGACGGTGGCGTGTTCGCCGCCATCACCAGCAAGCAGATGGGCCACCTGGAGTCGCAAAAGCGCCTTTGGGAACGCTTCGGCCACACCCAGCTCGAGCTGATGGACCAGAAGCGCATCCGTGAAGTGGTCGCCTGCGACAGCTATATCGGCGGCATGCTCGACATGAGCGGCGGCCACATCCACCCGCTGAACCTGGCCCTGGGCGAAGCCGCTGCGGTCGAGTCGCTGGGCGGCATCATCTATGAGCAAACCCCGGCCGTACGTATCGAGCGTGGTGCCAACCCGGTTGTGCACACCCCACAAGGCAAAGTGCGCGCCAAGTTCATCATCGTTGCCGGCAACGCCTACCTGGGCAACCTGGTGCCAGAACTGGCCGCCAAGTCCATGCCATGCGGTACCCAGGTGATCACCACCGAACCACTGGGCGAAGAACTGGCGCGCACCCTGCTGCCGCAGGACTACTGCGTCGAGGACTGCAACTACCTGCTCGACTACTACCGCCTGACCAGCGACAAGCGCCTGATCTTCGGCGGTGGCGTGGTGTACGGCGCGCGCGACCCGGCCAACATCGAGGCGATCATTCGTCCGAAGATGCTCAAGGCCTTCCCGCAGCTGAAGAACGTGAAGATCGACTACGCCTGGACCGGCAACTTCCTGCTGACCCTGTCGCGCCTGCCACAGGTCGGCCGTATCGGCGACAACATCTACTACTCGCAGGGTTGCTCGGGCCACGGCGTGACCTACACCCACCTGGCGGGCAAAGTGCTGGCCGAGGCCCTGCGCGGCCAGGCCGAGCGTTTCGACGCCTTCGCCGGCCTGCCGCACTACCCGTTCCCGGGTGGCCAGATGCTGCGTGTGCCGTTCAGCGCCATTGGTGCCTGGTACTACAGCCTGCGCGATCGCCTGGGCTTCTGA
- a CDS encoding hypothetical protein (UPF0053 inner membrane protein YoaE): MEYLLELAASPTAWVALATLVAMEVVLGIDNLIFISILTNKLPVEYRSKARRIGISMALVMRLALLSTVAWIVQLTDPVFEVFGNAFSWKDVILIAGGLFLLWKATKEIHESVDPHGAKEEAKVGSTITLGFAAAIFQILLLDIVFSVDSIITAVGMTEHLPIMIIAVITAVIVMMVAADPLANFINDNPTVVMLALGFLIMIGMTLIAEGFGAHVPKGYVYAAMAFSTVIEMLNIFARRARMKREAAEG, translated from the coding sequence ATGGAATACTTGCTGGAACTCGCCGCTAGCCCCACCGCCTGGGTTGCCCTGGCTACGCTGGTCGCCATGGAAGTTGTACTGGGCATCGACAACCTGATCTTCATCTCCATCCTGACCAACAAACTGCCGGTGGAGTACCGCTCCAAGGCGCGGCGTATCGGTATCAGCATGGCGTTGGTCATGCGCCTGGCCTTGCTCAGCACGGTGGCCTGGATCGTACAGCTGACCGACCCGGTGTTCGAAGTGTTCGGAAACGCCTTCTCCTGGAAGGACGTGATCCTGATTGCCGGTGGCCTGTTCCTGTTGTGGAAGGCGACCAAGGAAATCCACGAAAGCGTCGACCCGCACGGTGCCAAGGAAGAAGCCAAGGTCGGTTCGACCATTACCCTGGGCTTTGCGGCGGCAATCTTCCAGATCCTGTTGCTGGACATCGTCTTCTCGGTCGACAGCATCATCACCGCCGTGGGCATGACCGAGCACTTGCCAATCATGATCATTGCCGTGATCACGGCTGTGATTGTCATGATGGTGGCCGCCGACCCGCTGGCCAACTTCATCAATGACAACCCGACGGTGGTCATGCTGGCCCTGGGCTTCCTGATCATGATCGGCATGACGCTGATCGCCGAAGGTTTTGGCGCTCATGTGCCGAAGGGGTATGTGTATGCGGCCATGGCGTTCTCGACCGTGATCGAGATGCTCAACATCTTTGCTCGCCGGGCGCGCATGAAACGTGAGGCGGCTGAAGGTTGA
- the nhaR gene encoding Transcriptional activator protein NhaR (*Name nhaR) — protein sequence MLNYRQLHYFWAVAKTGSITRASEQLNLTPQTISGQISLFEQTYGLELFQRAGRQLELTETGRQALVYAEQMFQIGGELEAMLRAGPQEQILFRVGVADVVPKSIVYRLLAPTMELDEVLRINCREDKLERLLADLAIQRLDLVISDSPMPSNLDIKGYSQKLGECGLSFFATPALAQRLDGPFPACLQDAPLLVPGQETVVRSRLLRWLGEQQLQPRIVGEFDDSALMQAFGQSGSGIFVAPSVIAEEVCRQYGVVLIGQTEAVHESFYAISVERKVKHPGIVAITEGARRELFHW from the coding sequence GTGCTCAACTATCGCCAGCTGCATTACTTCTGGGCCGTGGCCAAGACGGGCAGCATCACCCGCGCCAGCGAACAACTGAACCTCACACCGCAGACCATCAGCGGGCAGATTAGCCTGTTCGAGCAAACCTACGGCCTGGAACTGTTCCAGCGCGCCGGCCGGCAGCTGGAGCTGACCGAGACCGGCCGTCAGGCGCTGGTGTATGCAGAGCAGATGTTCCAGATTGGCGGCGAGCTGGAAGCCATGCTGCGCGCAGGCCCGCAGGAGCAGATCCTGTTCCGCGTGGGGGTGGCCGACGTGGTGCCAAAATCCATCGTCTACCGCCTGCTGGCACCGACCATGGAGCTGGATGAAGTCCTGCGCATCAACTGCCGCGAAGACAAACTTGAGCGGTTGCTGGCAGACCTGGCCATCCAGCGCCTGGACCTGGTGATTTCCGACAGCCCCATGCCCAGCAATCTGGACATCAAGGGGTACAGCCAGAAGCTGGGGGAGTGCGGCCTGAGCTTCTTCGCCACTCCAGCGCTGGCACAACGCCTGGACGGCCCCTTCCCTGCCTGCCTGCAAGATGCTCCGCTGCTGGTTCCCGGCCAGGAAACCGTGGTGCGCAGCCGCCTGCTGCGGTGGCTGGGTGAGCAACAGCTACAGCCGCGCATTGTGGGCGAATTCGATGACAGTGCCCTGATGCAGGCGTTCGGGCAGTCGGGCAGCGGCATTTTCGTCGCCCCCAGCGTTATCGCCGAAGAAGTGTGCCGCCAGTATGGCGTAGTGCTGATCGGCCAGACCGAGGCCGTGCACGAGTCGTTCTATGCCATTTCGGTAGAGCGCAAGGTCAAGCACCCGGGGATCGTGGCGATTACCGAGGGGGCGCGACGGGAGTTGTTTCACTGGTAG
- the sstT gene encoding Serine/threonine transporter SstT (*Name sstT), which yields MAWSSSTLAQSGLQALLGYLHLLAVLIGCMLFVALVMNPLIVFWKIRRNPYPLTLLCLRESGITAFFTRSSAANIPVNLALSERLGLHEDTYSVSIPLGATINMAGAAITITVLTLAAVHTLGIPVDLPTAVLLSVVAAVCACGASGVAGGSLLLIPLACSLFGIPSEIAMQVVAVGFIIGVLQDSAETALNSSTDVLFTAAACQAEERRNA from the coding sequence TTGGCCTGGTCGAGCTCCACCCTCGCCCAGTCAGGCCTGCAGGCCCTGCTCGGCTACCTGCACCTGCTGGCTGTGCTGATCGGCTGCATGCTGTTCGTGGCGCTGGTGATGAACCCGCTGATCGTGTTCTGGAAGATCCGCCGCAACCCTTACCCGCTGACCCTGCTGTGCCTGCGCGAAAGCGGCATTACCGCGTTCTTCACCCGCAGTTCGGCGGCCAACATCCCGGTCAACCTGGCGCTGTCGGAGCGCCTTGGCCTGCATGAAGACACCTACTCGGTATCGATCCCGCTCGGCGCAACCATCAATATGGCTGGCGCGGCAATCACCATTACTGTGCTGACCCTGGCCGCGGTGCATACCCTGGGTATCCCGGTAGACTTGCCGACGGCCGTGTTGCTCAGCGTGGTGGCGGCAGTGTGCGCCTGCGGCGCCTCGGGTGTGGCCGGGGGCTCGCTGCTGCTGATTCCGCTGGCGTGCAGCCTGTTTGGCATCCCCAGTGAAATTGCCATGCAGGTGGTGGCGGTGGGCTTCATTATCGGCGTGCTGCAGGATTCGGCCGAGACGGCACTGAATTCGTCGACCGATGTACTGTTCACTGCGGCAGCGTGCCAAGCCGAAGAGCGGCGCAACGCGTGA
- a CDS encoding hypothetical protein (UPF0502 protein PSPTO_2686): MSEHETAGVGRFNSVEIRILGSLIEKQATSPESYPLTLNALVLACNQKTSREPVMNLTQGQVGQALRALEGQDMTRLQMGSRADRWEQRVDKALELVPAQLILMGLMFLRGPQTLNELLTRSNRLHDFDDTEQIQHQLERLISRGLALHLPRQAGQREDRYTHALGDPAEIEVILAARQQEGGARSSGGSVSEDRIEALEARIAALEARLAELEG; encoded by the coding sequence ATGTCAGAACACGAAACCGCCGGTGTTGGCCGCTTCAACAGCGTTGAGATCCGCATTCTCGGTTCGCTGATCGAAAAGCAGGCCACCAGCCCGGAAAGCTACCCGCTGACCCTTAATGCCCTGGTCCTGGCCTGCAACCAGAAGACCAGCCGCGAGCCGGTGATGAACCTTACCCAAGGCCAGGTCGGCCAGGCCTTGCGCGCACTTGAAGGGCAGGACATGACCCGCCTGCAGATGGGCAGCCGTGCCGATCGCTGGGAACAGCGGGTGGACAAGGCCCTGGAACTGGTGCCGGCGCAGCTGATCCTGATGGGCCTGATGTTCCTGCGTGGCCCGCAAACCCTCAACGAACTGCTAACCCGCAGCAACCGCCTGCACGACTTCGACGACACCGAGCAGATCCAGCACCAGCTGGAGCGCCTGATCTCACGCGGTCTGGCCTTGCACCTGCCACGCCAGGCCGGCCAGCGCGAAGACCGCTACACCCACGCCCTGGGCGACCCGGCAGAAATCGAGGTGATCCTCGCTGCGCGTCAGCAGGAAGGTGGCGCGCGCAGCAGTGGCGGCAGTGTCTCAGAGGACCGCATCGAAGCCCTCGAAGCCCGCATCGCGGCGCTGGAGGCGCGCCTGGCCGAGCTGGAAGGCTAA
- the ahpF gene encoding Alkyl hydroperoxide reductase subunit F (*Name ahpF) translates to MLDATLKSQLKTYLERVTQPIEIVASLDDGAKSRELHDLLVEIAGLSDLITFSADGTDARRPSFSLNRPGSDISLRFAGIPMGHEFTSLVLALLQVGGHPSKASAEVIEQIQALEGEFTFETYFSLSCQNCPDVVQALNLMAALNPNVRHVAIDGALFQDEVESRKIMAVPSIYLNGEVFGQGRMGLEEILGKIDTNAGARQAEKINAKDAFDVLVVGGGPAGAAAAIYAARKGIRTGVAAERFGGQVLDTLAIENFISVQETEGPKLATALEEHVKQYDVDIMNLQRGEALIPATDGGLHEVRLAGGASLKAKTVILATGARWREMNVPGEQEYRGRGVAYCPHCDGPLFKGKRVAVIGGGNSGVEAAIDLAGIVAQVTLIEFDSQLRADAVLQRKLHSLPNVKVITSALTTEVLGNGEKVSGLRYKDRTTDEQHDVALEGIFVQIGLLPNTDWLKGTVELSPRGEIIVDAKGQTSIPGVFAAGDVTTVPYKQIVIAVGEGAKASLAAFDHLIRTSAPA, encoded by the coding sequence ATGTTGGACGCCACGCTTAAATCGCAACTGAAAACCTACCTGGAGCGGGTCACCCAGCCGATCGAGATCGTTGCCTCCCTCGACGACGGCGCGAAGTCCCGCGAATTGCACGACCTGCTGGTGGAAATTGCCGGTTTGTCGGACCTCATTACCTTCAGCGCGGACGGTACCGATGCCCGTCGTCCATCGTTCTCGCTGAACCGCCCGGGCAGCGATATCAGCCTGCGCTTCGCCGGCATCCCCATGGGCCACGAATTCACCTCGCTGGTATTGGCGCTGCTGCAAGTCGGCGGCCACCCGTCCAAGGCCAGTGCCGAGGTGATCGAGCAGATCCAGGCGCTGGAAGGCGAGTTCACCTTCGAAACCTACTTCTCGCTGTCGTGCCAGAACTGCCCGGACGTGGTCCAGGCGCTGAACCTGATGGCGGCGCTCAACCCTAATGTGCGCCATGTGGCCATTGACGGTGCGCTGTTCCAGGACGAAGTGGAATCGCGCAAGATCATGGCGGTGCCAAGCATTTACCTGAACGGCGAGGTGTTCGGCCAGGGCCGTATGGGCCTGGAAGAAATCCTCGGCAAGATCGACACCAATGCCGGCGCCCGCCAGGCCGAGAAGATCAACGCCAAGGACGCTTTCGATGTCCTGGTAGTCGGCGGCGGCCCAGCCGGCGCAGCAGCGGCCATCTATGCCGCCCGTAAAGGCATCCGCACCGGGGTTGCCGCCGAGCGTTTCGGCGGCCAGGTGCTCGATACCCTGGCCATCGAAAACTTCATTTCGGTGCAAGAAACCGAAGGGCCGAAACTGGCCACGGCACTGGAAGAACACGTCAAGCAATACGACGTGGACATCATGAACCTGCAACGCGGCGAAGCGCTGATTCCGGCCACCGATGGCGGCCTGCACGAAGTGCGCCTGGCCGGTGGCGCCTCGCTCAAGGCCAAGACCGTGATCCTGGCCACCGGTGCCCGCTGGCGCGAAATGAATGTGCCGGGCGAGCAGGAATACCGCGGCCGAGGCGTGGCCTACTGCCCACACTGTGACGGCCCGCTGTTCAAGGGCAAGCGCGTGGCGGTGATTGGCGGTGGCAACTCGGGCGTGGAAGCGGCCATCGACCTGGCCGGTATCGTCGCCCAGGTGACGCTGATCGAATTCGACAGCCAGCTGCGTGCCGATGCGGTGTTGCAACGCAAGCTGCACAGCCTGCCCAACGTGAAAGTGATCACCAGCGCGTTGACTACCGAAGTGCTGGGCAATGGTGAGAAAGTGAGCGGCCTGCGCTACAAGGATCGCACCACGGATGAACAACACGACGTGGCGCTGGAAGGTATCTTCGTGCAGATCGGCCTGCTGCCGAACACCGATTGGCTGAAGGGCACCGTCGAGCTGTCACCGCGTGGTGAGATCATCGTCGATGCCAAGGGCCAGACCAGCATCCCGGGTGTGTTTGCCGCCGGTGACGTGACTACCGTGCCGTACAAGCAGATCGTGATTGCGGTGGGCGAGGGGGCCAAGGCTTCGCTGGCAGCCTTTGATCACCTGATCCGCACTTCGGCGCCGGCGTAA
- the ahpC_1 gene encoding Alkyl hydroperoxide reductase C (*Name ahpC_1) translates to MPIINSQVKPFNATAYHKGEFVQVSEADLKGKWSVVFFYPADFTFVCPTELGDLADNYAEFQKLGVEIYGVSTDTHFTHKAWHDTSDTIGKIEYPLIGDPTHVISRNFDVLIEEAGLADRGTFVINPEGQIKIVELNDGGVGRDAAELLRKVKAAQYVAAHPGEVCPAKWKEGEATLAPSLDLVGKI, encoded by the coding sequence ATGCCAATCATCAACAGCCAAGTCAAACCGTTCAACGCCACCGCCTACCACAAGGGCGAGTTCGTCCAGGTCAGCGAAGCCGACCTGAAAGGCAAGTGGTCTGTCGTGTTCTTCTACCCGGCTGACTTCACCTTCGTTTGCCCGACCGAACTGGGTGACCTTGCTGACAACTACGCCGAGTTCCAGAAGCTGGGTGTGGAAATCTACGGCGTGTCCACCGACACCCACTTCACCCACAAAGCCTGGCACGACACTTCGGACACCATCGGCAAGATCGAATACCCGCTGATCGGTGACCCGACCCACGTCATTTCGCGCAACTTCGACGTGCTGATCGAAGAAGCCGGCCTGGCCGATCGCGGTACCTTCGTGATCAACCCGGAAGGCCAGATCAAGATCGTCGAACTGAACGACGGTGGTGTAGGCCGCGATGCTGCCGAACTGCTGCGTAAAGTGAAGGCTGCCCAGTACGTGGCCGCTCACCCAGGCGAAGTGTGCCCGGCCAAGTGGAAAGAAGGCGAAGCGACTCTCGCCCCATCCCTGGACCTGGTTGGCAAGATCTAA
- the gor gene encoding Glutathione reductase (*Name gor): MAYDFDLFVIGAGSGGVRAARFAAGFGAKVAVAESRYLGGTCVNVGCVPKKLLVYGAHVADELEQAAGFGWTLEEGHFDWGTLIANKNREIERLNGIYRNLLVNSGVTLLQGHARMTGANEVEVEGQRYTAEHILIATGGWPQIPDIPGKELAITSNEAFYLKDLPRRVLVVGGGYIAVEFAGIFQGLGANTTLLYRGDLFLRGFDGSVRTHLKEELEKRGLDLQFNADIQRIDKLEDGSLKATLKDGRELVADCVFYATGRRPMLDNLGLENTGVELDARGYIRVDEQYQTTAPSILAIGDVIGRVQLTPVALAEGMAVARRLFKPEQYRPVDYQNIPTAVFSQPPIGTVGLTEEQALEAGHKVQVFESRFRAMKLTLTDIQEKTLMKLVVDAETDKVLGCHMVGPDAGEIIQGLGVALKAGATKQQFDETIGVHPTAAEEFVTMRTATR; this comes from the coding sequence ATGGCCTACGATTTTGATCTGTTCGTGATTGGTGCCGGGTCCGGCGGTGTGCGCGCAGCGCGCTTTGCTGCGGGCTTTGGCGCAAAAGTGGCAGTGGCCGAAAGCCGCTACCTGGGGGGGACCTGCGTCAACGTCGGCTGCGTGCCGAAAAAGCTGCTGGTGTACGGTGCGCACGTCGCGGACGAACTGGAACAGGCCGCAGGTTTCGGCTGGACCCTGGAAGAAGGGCATTTCGACTGGGGCACCCTGATTGCCAACAAGAACCGCGAAATCGAGCGCCTTAATGGCATCTACCGCAACTTGCTGGTCAACAGCGGCGTCACCCTGCTGCAGGGCCATGCGCGCATGACCGGTGCCAATGAAGTGGAGGTGGAAGGCCAGCGGTACACCGCCGAGCATATCCTCATCGCTACCGGTGGCTGGCCGCAGATACCGGACATCCCGGGCAAGGAACTGGCGATCACCTCCAACGAAGCCTTTTACCTCAAGGACCTGCCACGTCGGGTACTGGTAGTAGGCGGTGGTTACATCGCCGTCGAGTTCGCTGGCATCTTCCAGGGGCTGGGGGCCAATACCACGCTGCTGTACCGGGGCGACCTGTTCCTGCGCGGCTTCGATGGCTCGGTGCGCACGCACCTGAAGGAAGAACTGGAAAAACGCGGCCTCGACCTGCAGTTCAATGCCGACATCCAGCGCATCGACAAGCTTGAAGATGGTAGCCTCAAAGCCACCTTGAAGGACGGCCGCGAGCTGGTTGCAGACTGTGTGTTCTACGCCACAGGGCGGCGGCCGATGCTGGACAACCTTGGCCTGGAAAACACCGGCGTAGAGCTGGATGCGCGTGGCTACATTCGTGTCGACGAGCAGTACCAGACGACTGCGCCGTCGATCCTGGCCATTGGCGATGTGATCGGCCGTGTGCAACTGACCCCGGTGGCCCTGGCCGAAGGCATGGCTGTGGCGCGGCGCCTGTTCAAGCCGGAGCAGTACCGCCCGGTGGACTACCAGAACATCCCGACAGCGGTGTTCAGCCAGCCGCCTATCGGTACTGTTGGCTTGACCGAAGAGCAGGCGTTGGAGGCCGGGCACAAGGTACAGGTGTTCGAGAGCCGCTTCCGCGCCATGAAGCTGACCCTGACCGACATTCAGGAAAAGACCCTGATGAAGCTGGTGGTCGATGCCGAGACCGACAAGGTGCTGGGTTGCCACATGGTTGGCCCGGATGCCGGCGAGATCATCCAGGGCCTGGGCGTCGCCCTGAAGGCTGGGGCGACCAAGCAGCAGTTCGACGAAACCATTGGCGTGCACCCGACGGCGGCCGAAGAGTTCGTGACCATGCGCACCGCTACCCGTTGA
- the gtaB gene encoding UTP--glucose-1-phosphate uridylyltransferase (*Name gtaB): MIKKCLFPAAGYGTRFLPATKAMPKEMLPVVNKPLIQYGVEEALDAGLNEISIVTGRGKRALEDHFDISYELENQIKGTDKEKYLVGIRRLLDECSFSYTRQTEMKGLGHAILTGRPLIGDEPFAVVLADDLCVNLEGDGVLAQMVALYKKYRCSIVAIQEVDPQETNKYGVIAGEEIKDGIFRVDSMVEKPKPEDAPSNLAIIGRYILTPDIFEKIEQTEPGKGGEIQITDALMKQAAEGNVIAYKFKGKRFDCGGAEGYIEATNFCFENFYKAGKAY; this comes from the coding sequence ATGATCAAAAAATGCTTGTTCCCGGCAGCCGGCTACGGCACTCGCTTCTTGCCTGCTACCAAAGCCATGCCCAAGGAAATGCTGCCAGTGGTCAACAAGCCACTGATCCAGTATGGCGTTGAAGAAGCATTGGATGCTGGTCTGAACGAAATCTCCATCGTGACCGGTCGCGGCAAGCGCGCCCTGGAAGACCACTTCGACATCAGCTACGAGCTGGAAAACCAGATCAAGGGCACCGACAAGGAAAAATACCTGGTTGGTATCCGTCGCCTGCTCGACGAGTGCTCGTTCTCGTACACCCGTCAGACCGAAATGAAAGGCCTGGGCCACGCTATCCTCACCGGCCGCCCATTGATTGGCGACGAGCCGTTCGCCGTGGTGCTGGCGGATGACCTGTGCGTCAACCTTGAAGGTGACGGCGTGCTGGCGCAGATGGTTGCGCTGTACAAGAAGTATCGCTGCTCGATCGTCGCCATCCAGGAAGTCGACCCGCAGGAAACCAACAAGTACGGCGTTATCGCCGGTGAAGAGATCAAGGACGGCATCTTCCGTGTCGACTCCATGGTCGAGAAACCGAAGCCTGAAGATGCCCCATCGAACCTGGCCATCATCGGCCGTTACATCCTGACCCCGGACATCTTCGAGAAAATCGAACAGACCGAGCCAGGTAAAGGTGGCGAGATCCAGATTACCGACGCGCTGATGAAGCAAGCGGCCGAAGGTAACGTGATCGCCTACAAGTTCAAGGGCAAGCGTTTCGACTGCGGTGGTGCCGAGGGCTACATCGAAGCGACCAACTTCTGCTTCGAGAACTTCTACAAGGCTGGCAAGGCTTACTGA